A single genomic interval of Chitinophaga sp. 180180018-3 harbors:
- a CDS encoding AAA family ATPase → MARIIAIANQKGGVGKTTSAINLASSLAVLEYKTLLVDADPQANSTTGLGFDLRNVQQSLYDCMVNDVQAKDVVLESDTPNLKVLPSHIDLVGAELELINHPNRERVMKQVIDSVEGDYDFVIVDCSPSLGLITVNALVASNSVIIPVQCEFFALEGLGKLLNTIKIVQSRLNTDLEIEGILMTMYDGRLRLSNQVVDEVKQHFEESVFNTIIHRNTKLGEAPSFGKSVIMYDAASTGAINYLNLAKEILQKHDFTKIKSKDKILATKR, encoded by the coding sequence ATGGCTAGAATAATCGCAATCGCTAACCAGAAAGGTGGCGTAGGAAAAACTACAAGTGCAATAAACCTGGCAAGCAGTCTGGCTGTGCTGGAATACAAGACACTGCTGGTAGATGCTGACCCGCAGGCGAATAGCACTACAGGTTTAGGGTTCGACCTGCGCAATGTGCAGCAGAGCTTATATGATTGTATGGTGAACGATGTGCAGGCCAAAGATGTGGTGCTTGAATCTGATACCCCCAATCTGAAAGTACTTCCCTCCCATATCGACCTCGTTGGTGCTGAACTGGAGCTGATCAACCACCCTAACCGCGAGCGGGTGATGAAGCAGGTGATTGATTCTGTAGAGGGCGACTATGATTTTGTGATCGTTGATTGTTCCCCCTCACTAGGCCTGATCACTGTAAATGCACTGGTGGCATCCAACTCCGTGATCATCCCCGTACAATGTGAATTCTTTGCCCTCGAAGGCCTGGGAAAATTATTAAATACCATTAAGATCGTACAGAGCAGGCTGAATACTGACCTGGAAATTGAAGGCATCCTGATGACCATGTACGATGGTCGTCTGCGCCTGAGCAACCAGGTTGTGGATGAAGTGAAACAACATTTCGAAGAAAGTGTTTTCAATACCATCATTCACCGTAATACCAAACTGGGTGAAGCTCCCAGCTTTGGTAAATCTGTAATTATGTACGATGCAGCCAGCACAGGTGCTATCAACTATCTGAACCTGGCCAAAGAAATATTGCAGAAACACGATTTCACGAAAATTAAATCCAAAGATAAAATCCTAGCTACAAAACGATGA
- a CDS encoding metal-dependent hydrolase, translated as MKYTCYGHSCFAVEVNGKKILFDPFISHNELAKKVDIQLIAADYIFVSHGHEDHIADLVDLAKRTNATVVSNFEIVTWAGRQGIEKLHPMNTGGKWKFDFGTVKCVVAHHSSSLPDGTYAGNPMGFVFMTDEGNFYYSGDTALTLDMELIPAIASLDFAILPIGDNFTMGVEDAIAAADMIECDRIIGVHYNTFGYVKIDTEEAIVQFIDAGLELILPEIGSTIEV; from the coding sequence ATGAAGTACACCTGCTATGGTCATTCGTGTTTTGCAGTGGAGGTAAATGGCAAAAAAATATTGTTTGATCCGTTTATCAGTCATAATGAACTGGCAAAGAAGGTTGATATCCAGTTAATTGCAGCTGACTATATTTTTGTATCTCATGGTCATGAAGATCATATAGCAGACCTGGTAGATCTGGCAAAACGCACCAATGCCACGGTGGTATCGAATTTTGAGATTGTGACCTGGGCAGGCAGGCAGGGTATTGAAAAGCTTCACCCGATGAATACGGGGGGAAAGTGGAAATTCGATTTCGGCACCGTGAAATGTGTGGTAGCCCACCATTCGAGCAGCCTGCCGGATGGCACCTACGCCGGTAATCCGATGGGCTTTGTGTTCATGACAGACGAAGGTAACTTCTACTACTCAGGAGATACGGCACTCACCCTGGATATGGAGCTGATTCCTGCTATTGCGTCCCTCGACTTTGCCATATTACCCATAGGAGATAACTTTACCATGGGTGTGGAAGATGCGATCGCCGCTGCAGATATGATTGAATGCGACCGGATCATAGGTGTACACTATAACACCTTTGGTTACGTTAAGATAGATACGGAAGAAGCCATCGTACAGTTCATCGATGCGGGGCTGGAACTGATACTCCCTGAAATAGGCAGTACCATTGAGGTTTGA
- a CDS encoding ParB/RepB/Spo0J family partition protein, with protein sequence MTNPSKKEALGKGIRSLLQNIDTDLKHTASTLGDKVVAAATGIERIPVDQIVTNPKQPRRDFDEVALQELSQSIKLHDIIQPITVARISVKKYQLIAGERRLRASKLAGLKDVPAYIRQVNDQELLELALLENLQRENLNAIEVGLSYKRLMEECSLTQEQVADRMGKERSTVTNYIRLLKLPPDIQVAVRNGQLSMGHARVLTGVENVENQLFLYNEILKNGLSVRQTEDLARRINQDNKTNPQKAAKLKLPPAFQKIEDKLASHFSTKVKLDRTRNGKGSILIEFYSDDELDSILEKIDLYGG encoded by the coding sequence ATGACTAATCCAAGTAAGAAAGAGGCGTTGGGTAAAGGCATCCGCTCACTGCTTCAAAACATAGATACAGATCTGAAGCATACTGCCAGTACCCTGGGCGATAAGGTGGTAGCCGCTGCTACCGGCATTGAACGCATACCGGTAGACCAGATTGTAACTAACCCGAAACAGCCGCGCCGTGACTTTGATGAGGTGGCCTTACAGGAATTAAGCCAGTCGATCAAGTTGCACGATATCATTCAACCCATCACCGTAGCCAGGATCAGCGTGAAAAAATACCAGCTGATTGCCGGCGAACGACGCCTGAGAGCCAGTAAACTGGCCGGTTTGAAAGACGTGCCAGCCTATATCCGCCAGGTAAACGACCAGGAGCTGCTGGAGCTGGCCCTGCTCGAAAACCTGCAACGCGAAAACCTCAATGCCATTGAGGTTGGTCTGAGTTACAAACGACTGATGGAAGAATGTAGTCTTACCCAGGAACAGGTGGCCGATCGCATGGGCAAAGAAAGAAGTACCGTCACTAACTATATCCGCCTGCTGAAACTACCCCCTGATATCCAGGTTGCAGTCCGCAACGGCCAGCTTAGTATGGGACATGCCCGCGTACTTACCGGCGTGGAAAATGTGGAAAATCAATTGTTCCTGTATAATGAAATACTGAAAAATGGTTTGTCTGTAAGGCAAACCGAAGACCTGGCCCGCAGAATTAATCAGGACAACAAAACCAATCCGCAGAAAGCGGCTAAATTGAAATTACCTCCTGCTTTTCAGAAAATCGAGGATAAACTGGCTTCTCATTTCTCTACCAAAGTGAAACTGGACAGAACCAGAAACGGAAAGGGCAGTATTTTAATTGAATTCTATTCGGATGACGAGCTGGATAGTATCCTGGAAAAAATAGATTTATACGGTGGCTAA